The proteins below come from a single Holdemania massiliensis genomic window:
- the pheS gene encoding phenylalanine--tRNA ligase subunit alpha yields the protein MEKVQQVQAQALEDIQACQDLQQLQQIRITTLGKKGPIQSLMTMMKDLSPEEKPAFGQEVNECKKAVAAAIEEKMAVLEKIAMNQKLQEEKIDITLPGVSFRTGTLHPLTLISQEIEDLFIGMGYTVAEGPEVELDFYNFERANIPADHPARDMQDTFYINPKELLRTHTTAIQMRELEKAQGQLPIKVICPGKVYRRDDDDATHSHQFMQAEGLVVDKNITLTDLKGTLQFLADRMFGKGRQIRFRPSYFQFTEPSVEVDVSCHICGGKGCPVCKGTGWIEVLGAGMVHPNVLEMAGFDSTQCSGFAFGVGIERVAMLKYGVDDIRNFYINDTRFLKMFDRFD from the coding sequence ATGGAAAAAGTTCAGCAAGTCCAGGCTCAGGCACTGGAAGACATTCAAGCCTGCCAGGATCTGCAGCAGCTGCAGCAGATCCGGATTACAACCTTAGGGAAGAAAGGACCGATTCAGTCATTGATGACGATGATGAAGGATCTTTCACCAGAAGAAAAGCCAGCCTTTGGCCAGGAAGTCAACGAATGCAAGAAAGCAGTCGCAGCCGCGATTGAAGAAAAAATGGCAGTCCTGGAAAAAATCGCAATGAATCAAAAGCTGCAGGAAGAAAAAATTGATATCACGCTGCCAGGTGTGTCCTTTCGTACGGGTACGCTGCATCCGCTGACGCTCATCAGTCAGGAAATTGAAGATTTGTTCATCGGAATGGGCTATACGGTTGCTGAAGGTCCGGAAGTCGAGCTGGATTTCTATAACTTTGAACGCGCCAATATTCCAGCCGATCATCCGGCTCGTGATATGCAGGATACATTCTACATCAATCCGAAGGAATTACTGCGCACGCATACGACGGCAATTCAGATGCGTGAATTGGAAAAGGCGCAGGGTCAGCTGCCAATTAAGGTCATCTGCCCTGGCAAAGTTTACCGTCGTGACGATGATGATGCGACCCATTCTCATCAGTTCATGCAGGCCGAAGGATTAGTTGTTGATAAGAATATCACGCTGACAGACTTGAAGGGAACACTGCAGTTTTTGGCTGACCGGATGTTTGGTAAAGGCCGCCAGATCCGTTTCCGCCCTTCTTATTTCCAGTTCACTGAGCCCAGCGTAGAAGTGGATGTCAGCTGCCATATCTGCGGCGGTAAGGGCTGTCCTGTCTGCAAGGGAACTGGCTGGATTGAAGTGCTGGGCGCGGGAATGGTGCATCCTAACGTTCTGGAAATGGCTGGCTTTGATTCTACCCAATGCTCCGGTTTCGCTTTCGGCGTGGGGATTGAACGGGTAGCGATGCTGAAATATGGCGTTGACGATATTCGTAATTTCTACATCAACGATACCCGATTCCTCAAAATGTTCGATCGTTTTGATTAA
- the pheT gene encoding phenylalanine--tRNA ligase subunit beta: MRMSMNWLKEYVNLDGVTPEVLAEKLTIAGLEVEGIEKMAEGTNLVIGKILTCENHPDSDHLHVTTVDVGDEVLNIVCGAPNVKAGQKVIVSKVGAVLAGGFQIKPAKVRGVESNGMICSLSELGVDKKAQTEEQLSGIYVFDEEAPVGETRVLEYLGLDDTILDIGLTPNRADCNAMWNLAKEVGAVLHRKVTWPSCQEASKIGTAGSFKIASKTEKCPVFVGKVVNHVKVGPSPKWLANYLHAYGIKSINNVVDISNFVMVETGQPLHYYDLSKLPHHEITVVDDVEMTMQALDGQDYEIKKGDLLITTGGQPTGIAGIMGGEESKIDESTTSIFIEAAVFNAVSIRNTARRLGLSTEAAMHFTKGIEPMAPIKAVDRSVQLLKELAEAEDFEENVMVGTIEDSVKTVTETLTHCNTLLGTAFTMDQVVGVLKDLDLNPIVKGDSFTCTIPSYRTDLNIREDIDEEIIRLLGYEDLKTTLPTMEATVGELTDRQQMRRSLRTSLTGLGLSEVVTYTLVSQKFIDNALMPLGEAVALAAPMSEERKYVRTSLMMSLLECLAYNQNHKNEHVNLFEISSVYAMGQQQERFAMVLSDSLQNSKLNRIDIRSDFFTAKGVLTETLRKLGFAAERISFQENNIDQEHFHPYRSACVMLGNQCLGILGEIHPVLAKELGIGKAVYGEFKLDLLLDSKASKVKFSAINRFPAVHRDIALVVEENIKAEQLMKTIKAAGKRMVKQVEVFDVYQGERVESGKKSIALSIVYQSEDHTLTDQEIQEVHQTVLARLEKDCQAVLRG; the protein is encoded by the coding sequence ATGAGAATGAGTATGAATTGGCTGAAGGAGTACGTCAATTTAGATGGCGTCACACCAGAGGTCTTAGCTGAAAAATTAACGATTGCCGGACTTGAGGTAGAAGGCATTGAAAAGATGGCCGAGGGCACAAATTTGGTAATTGGCAAGATTTTAACTTGTGAGAATCATCCAGACAGTGATCATCTGCATGTAACAACTGTCGATGTTGGTGATGAAGTGTTGAACATTGTCTGTGGCGCTCCGAATGTCAAGGCCGGCCAAAAAGTCATCGTTTCTAAAGTCGGTGCTGTGTTGGCAGGTGGGTTTCAGATTAAGCCAGCCAAGGTACGCGGCGTCGAATCCAATGGAATGATCTGCAGTCTTTCAGAGCTGGGCGTGGATAAAAAAGCCCAGACTGAAGAACAGCTGAGCGGTATTTATGTGTTTGATGAGGAAGCACCGGTTGGGGAAACTCGTGTTCTGGAATATCTGGGGCTGGATGATACGATCCTTGATATCGGTTTAACGCCGAATCGTGCGGATTGCAACGCGATGTGGAATCTGGCTAAGGAAGTCGGTGCGGTGCTGCATCGTAAGGTGACCTGGCCTTCTTGCCAAGAGGCAAGCAAGATCGGAACGGCCGGCAGCTTCAAAATTGCGAGTAAGACTGAGAAGTGCCCAGTTTTTGTCGGCAAGGTTGTCAATCATGTTAAGGTTGGGCCATCGCCAAAATGGCTGGCAAACTATCTGCATGCTTACGGAATTAAATCGATTAACAATGTGGTTGATATTTCCAACTTTGTCATGGTGGAAACCGGTCAGCCGCTGCATTACTATGATCTGAGCAAGCTGCCGCATCATGAAATTACAGTTGTTGATGATGTGGAAATGACAATGCAGGCGTTGGATGGTCAGGACTATGAAATCAAAAAAGGCGATTTGTTGATCACGACAGGCGGACAGCCGACAGGGATTGCCGGAATTATGGGCGGCGAGGAAAGTAAGATTGATGAATCCACGACGAGTATCTTTATTGAAGCCGCGGTCTTCAATGCGGTTTCGATTCGGAATACAGCTCGTCGGCTGGGACTGAGCACAGAAGCTGCCATGCACTTCACCAAAGGTATTGAACCGATGGCACCGATCAAAGCTGTGGATCGTTCTGTTCAGCTGTTAAAGGAATTGGCAGAAGCGGAGGACTTTGAGGAAAACGTTATGGTCGGTACGATTGAGGACTCCGTTAAAACTGTGACGGAAACGTTGACCCACTGCAACACGCTGTTAGGTACGGCATTCACAATGGATCAGGTTGTCGGTGTCTTGAAGGATCTGGATCTGAATCCGATTGTCAAGGGTGACAGCTTCACCTGCACCATTCCTTCTTATCGGACAGATTTGAATATTCGTGAGGATATCGATGAGGAAATTATTCGGCTTTTGGGCTATGAAGATCTGAAGACAACGCTGCCAACCATGGAAGCCACGGTCGGTGAGTTGACGGATCGTCAGCAAATGCGCCGCAGTCTTCGCACATCGCTGACGGGTTTGGGTCTGTCTGAAGTCGTCACCTATACTTTGGTATCCCAGAAATTTATTGATAACGCGCTGATGCCGCTGGGTGAAGCCGTGGCCTTGGCTGCCCCAATGAGTGAAGAGCGCAAATATGTCCGGACGTCACTGATGATGAGCCTGCTGGAATGTCTGGCTTATAATCAAAATCACAAGAATGAACATGTCAATCTGTTTGAAATTTCCAGTGTCTATGCTATGGGTCAGCAGCAGGAACGCTTTGCGATGGTTCTGTCCGATTCGCTGCAGAATTCCAAATTGAATCGAATCGATATCCGCAGTGATTTCTTCACGGCTAAAGGTGTGCTTACAGAGACTCTGCGCAAATTGGGATTTGCCGCAGAACGCATCAGCTTCCAGGAGAATAACATAGATCAGGAGCATTTCCACCCATACCGCAGCGCCTGTGTTATGCTGGGCAACCAGTGCTTGGGTATATTGGGTGAGATTCATCCAGTGCTGGCTAAAGAACTGGGTATTGGCAAAGCCGTTTATGGTGAATTTAAGCTGGATTTACTGCTGGATAGTAAAGCCAGCAAGGTGAAGTTCTCAGCGATTAATCGATTCCCGGCCGTCCATCGGGATATTGCCCTGGTGGTAGAGGAAAACATCAAAGCTGAGCAGCTGATGAAGACGATTAAAGCGGCGGGTAAGCGGATGGTGAAGCAAGTTGAAGTCTTCGATGTCTATCAGGGGGAACGTGTGGAAAGCGGGAAAAAATCGATAGCGCTGTCCATTGTCTATCAGTCGGAAGACCATACCTTGACCGATCAGGAAATTCAGGAAGTTCATCAGACAGTCTTAGCACGTTTGGAAAAAGACTGCCAGGCTGTTCTGCGCGGTTGA
- a CDS encoding glycoside hydrolase family 9 protein → MKKQLISLLALMCVMTACTQAENKTTPELSSNPVISVVDLPETQAPIAQPEFETTWALTSTDGYGVLESTFSKIKIIMNSPGTEIFGVQTYHEGLPLIHGVTYHLSFDLSSTIERPVEVFIMNVDNSAIEFNQMLSASENSTHYEFDIQIQGNTSWNGRLAFNTGAPTAETTYDYHEVTISNLIFQEASNGQTEPNIKINQTGYLPNSQKKVVFPFDQGDCFQVIDVNTNTIVYTAPILRKLYNESTKETTFYGDFSDFTTPGRYRLQSQLNGTSFEFEIQDNLYHSLLDQTVKMLSLQRCGAELTEDWAGAFAHAQCHTQIATLYGTDQELDVSGGWHDAGDYGRYVPTGAKAVIDLMLAYQINPDLFTDTIGIPESGNGIADILDEARVELEWLLKMQNGWGGVYDKVVTAQFPDFIKPDQDTATLYVMQEMTTSAGDFVGAMALAYSVFKDVDADFAQRCLDAAKLSWDYLQSATLSVYTNPEGFSAGQYSDDNDTDERYLASAALYAVTGEQKYLDSVKSIFQASADQLTGVQWKTMGSYGTYLMLKLSDVQTTDAAFYQQLLSKLISDAEHVLNATSNDGYFVSLYSAYAWGSNADIANNGMLLALANDIRANINYANSSADHLHYLLGRNSLNISFVTNTGTLSPQHLHHRPASAAKALLPGALVGGPDSALEDPITQSMFNGETAPAKCYVDDAESYSTNEVAIYWNSPLVALISAVEKAN, encoded by the coding sequence ATGAAAAAACAGTTAATATCTTTGCTAGCCTTAATGTGTGTCATGACCGCCTGCACGCAGGCTGAAAATAAAACAACACCTGAACTCAGTTCCAATCCCGTGATCAGTGTTGTCGATCTGCCGGAAACTCAGGCGCCAATTGCCCAGCCGGAATTTGAAACTACCTGGGCTTTGACTTCAACCGACGGCTATGGCGTACTCGAAAGTACGTTTTCCAAAATCAAAATTATTATGAATTCACCCGGCACTGAAATATTCGGTGTTCAAACATATCACGAAGGATTACCCTTAATCCACGGAGTTACCTATCACCTCAGCTTTGATCTCAGTTCAACAATTGAGCGTCCGGTTGAAGTGTTTATCATGAACGTGGACAACAGTGCAATTGAATTCAATCAAATGTTGTCTGCCAGTGAAAACAGTACACATTATGAATTTGACATTCAAATCCAAGGCAATACATCATGGAATGGCCGACTGGCTTTCAATACAGGCGCACCAACAGCTGAAACAACCTACGACTACCATGAAGTCACCATTTCCAATTTAATCTTCCAGGAGGCTTCTAACGGTCAAACAGAGCCCAATATCAAAATCAATCAGACTGGTTACCTGCCGAACAGTCAAAAAAAGGTGGTCTTCCCTTTCGATCAGGGAGATTGTTTCCAGGTTATTGATGTTAATACCAACACCATTGTCTATACTGCCCCGATCTTACGCAAGCTCTATAACGAGAGCACCAAAGAAACAACATTCTACGGTGACTTCAGCGATTTTACAACACCGGGTCGTTACCGCCTGCAGTCTCAGCTCAATGGAACTTCCTTTGAATTTGAAATTCAGGACAATCTGTACCATAGCTTATTGGATCAGACTGTGAAAATGCTCTCCTTACAGCGATGTGGGGCGGAGCTGACAGAAGACTGGGCAGGCGCTTTTGCCCATGCTCAATGCCACACGCAGATTGCAACTCTCTACGGCACAGATCAAGAACTTGATGTCAGCGGGGGATGGCATGATGCTGGCGACTATGGTCGCTATGTCCCTACTGGTGCCAAAGCTGTTATTGATCTGATGCTCGCCTATCAGATCAATCCTGATTTATTTACAGATACTATTGGAATTCCAGAAAGCGGCAATGGCATCGCAGATATTCTGGATGAGGCTCGTGTCGAATTAGAATGGCTGCTTAAAATGCAGAATGGCTGGGGCGGCGTTTATGATAAAGTTGTCACGGCCCAATTTCCTGATTTCATCAAACCCGATCAAGACACTGCTACTCTTTATGTCATGCAAGAAATGACCACATCCGCTGGGGATTTTGTCGGAGCCATGGCTTTAGCCTATTCGGTATTCAAAGATGTAGATGCAGATTTTGCGCAGCGTTGTCTGGACGCAGCCAAGCTCTCCTGGGACTATTTGCAGTCAGCCACACTTTCCGTCTACACCAACCCAGAAGGCTTCTCTGCTGGCCAGTACAGTGACGACAACGATACAGATGAACGTTACCTTGCCTCTGCAGCCTTGTATGCTGTGACTGGTGAACAGAAATATCTTGATTCTGTAAAATCAATCTTCCAGGCCAGTGCCGATCAGTTGACTGGCGTACAATGGAAAACCATGGGCTCTTACGGTACCTATCTGATGTTGAAGTTGTCTGATGTTCAGACTACAGATGCTGCATTTTATCAGCAGCTGCTTTCCAAACTGATTTCCGATGCAGAACATGTTCTCAATGCGACTTCCAATGATGGTTACTTTGTTTCGTTATACTCCGCCTATGCCTGGGGCAGCAATGCGGATATTGCCAATAATGGCATGCTTTTAGCCTTGGCCAATGATATTCGTGCGAATATCAATTACGCCAACAGTTCAGCTGATCACCTGCATTATTTATTGGGCCGCAATAGTCTGAATATTTCCTTCGTCACCAATACTGGAACACTTTCCCCGCAGCATCTGCATCATCGCCCAGCCTCAGCAGCGAAAGCTCTGCTTCCAGGTGCTTTGGTGGGCGGACCGGATTCTGCGTTAGAGGATCCAATTACGCAATCCATGTTCAATGGCGAAACAGCACCGGCAAAATGTTATGTCGATGATGCCGAAAGCTATTCGACCAATGAAGTTGCGATTTACTGGAATTCACCACTCGTTGCCTTGATCAGTGCAGTTGAAAAAGCCAACTGA
- a CDS encoding acyltransferase, with the protein MKINIAKDEENNLARRNSAVEVLRIVAMVFIVCSHYSFHGMIAVENMQFGLNQFILQSFVLGNLGVNLFVLITGYYNYQAQFDIKRLLKIWLQTIFYSIILFLVFSTFQNLTIDKFDYLRVLFPIIFKEYWFVSAYFVLYIISPFINAFLNALDRNKYKKFIIIAVILWYLIPTLFFGSIFGSDMFGNELCQFLVLYSIGQYMRKYHDNIIYDRKNSWNILILSWGLLILSTLSIDLLSLKFPSLVYQANYFYSRSSILILCIAISLFAIASSAKVFYNKYINKIASCTLGVYLIHETPCVREWLWSKLLNNSIYANSINLITHMIFSVFIVFTVCSFIEYGRKKFVEQPIFKIINKSVWKFK; encoded by the coding sequence ATGAAAATAAATATTGCGAAGGATGAAGAAAATAATTTAGCAAGACGAAATTCAGCAGTTGAAGTTCTAAGAATTGTTGCTATGGTTTTTATAGTGTGTTCGCATTATTCATTCCATGGCATGATCGCTGTAGAGAATATGCAATTTGGATTGAATCAATTTATTCTTCAGAGTTTTGTGCTTGGAAATTTAGGTGTGAATTTATTCGTTTTAATAACTGGTTATTATAATTATCAAGCACAGTTTGACATTAAAAGACTTTTAAAGATATGGCTTCAAACTATTTTTTATTCAATCATATTATTTCTTGTTTTTTCTACATTTCAAAACCTGACAATTGATAAATTTGATTACTTAAGAGTGTTATTTCCAATAATTTTTAAAGAATACTGGTTTGTTAGTGCCTATTTTGTTTTGTATATTATATCGCCCTTTATTAATGCTTTTTTAAATGCTCTAGATAGAAATAAATATAAAAAATTCATTATTATTGCTGTGATTTTGTGGTATTTAATTCCTACCCTTTTTTTTGGAAGCATATTTGGAAGTGATATGTTTGGAAATGAGCTTTGTCAATTTTTAGTGCTGTATAGTATCGGACAATATATGAGAAAATATCATGATAATATTATATACGATAGAAAGAATTCTTGGAATATCTTAATTTTAAGTTGGGGTCTATTGATACTTTCAACCTTAAGTATTGATTTGCTAAGTTTAAAATTCCCATCGCTTGTATATCAAGCAAATTATTTTTATTCTAGATCCTCCATTTTGATTTTGTGTATTGCAATAAGCTTATTTGCTATTGCAAGTTCCGCCAAAGTTTTTTACAATAAATATATTAATAAAATAGCTTCTTGCACTTTAGGGGTATACCTAATTCATGAAACGCCTTGTGTCAGAGAATGGTTGTGGAGTAAGTTGCTAAATAATTCTATATATGCTAATTCAATTAACCTGATAACACATATGATTTTTAGCGTTTTCATAGTTTTTACCGTTTGTTCTTTCATTGAGTATGGAAGAAAAAAGTTTGTAGAACAACCGATCTTTAAAATTATTAACAAATCAGTATGGAAATTTAAATAA
- a CDS encoding glycosyltransferase has translation MKVLEINSVYHFGSTGKIVENLQNYLVNHNNEVEVIYGRKRGNYSAKYVGNTIIMISDVIMSLLLDRHGLNNKLATKRIIKIIESFDPDIIHLHNIHGFYLSYDVLLDYLTKKNKKVVITLHDCWLLTGFCSHFEQINCEEWKTNNCRKCNVLKVYPYRFFALNHRENFLIKKEKLLAIKNLTLISPSEWMDNIVCHSFLKNKSHYVINNGINLEKFFPENHNKIIEWKRKLNVENKKVLLGVANVWNKQKGLEDFQQLCTLLDDEYVIILVGTNLIQKKKVKKKIICLPRTESIEELRLIYSSAEYFVNFTYQDTFPTVNIEALACGTPIISYRTGGCAEIVKDCGYLLEKGEFAQVPSLLKRNIKFNEDKCVARARAFDKKIMLRKYMNLFNGLI, from the coding sequence ATGAAGGTTCTTGAAATAAACTCAGTTTATCATTTTGGAAGTACGGGAAAAATCGTAGAAAATTTGCAAAACTACTTAGTAAATCATAATAATGAAGTTGAAGTTATTTATGGGAGAAAACGAGGAAATTATTCTGCAAAATATGTTGGTAATACAATTATCATGATTAGTGATGTTATTATGAGCCTGCTCTTGGATAGACATGGCTTAAATAATAAATTAGCAACAAAAAGAATTATAAAAATAATAGAAAGCTTTGATCCAGATATTATACATTTACATAATATTCATGGGTTTTATTTATCTTATGATGTATTGCTTGATTATTTGACTAAAAAAAATAAAAAAGTTGTAATCACGCTTCATGATTGTTGGTTGCTTACAGGCTTTTGCTCTCATTTTGAACAAATAAATTGCGAGGAATGGAAAACAAATAATTGTAGAAAATGTAATGTGCTGAAGGTTTATCCCTATCGTTTTTTTGCATTAAACCATCGCGAAAATTTTTTGATAAAAAAAGAGAAACTTCTAGCTATAAAAAATTTAACTTTAATCTCACCTTCAGAATGGATGGACAATATAGTCTGTCATTCCTTTTTAAAAAATAAAAGCCATTATGTTATCAATAATGGAATTAATTTAGAAAAATTTTTCCCAGAAAATCATAATAAAATAATTGAGTGGAAACGAAAATTAAATGTTGAAAACAAGAAAGTTCTATTAGGCGTAGCAAATGTATGGAATAAACAAAAGGGTTTAGAAGATTTTCAACAATTGTGTACTCTGCTAGATGATGAGTACGTAATAATTTTAGTTGGAACTAATTTAATACAAAAAAAGAAAGTTAAGAAAAAGATAATTTGCCTACCACGAACAGAATCAATAGAAGAATTAAGACTTATATATTCAAGTGCTGAGTATTTTGTTAATTTTACCTATCAAGATACTTTTCCCACAGTGAATATTGAGGCACTGGCTTGTGGAACACCTATTATTTCTTATAGAACAGGAGGCTGTGCTGAAATAGTTAAAGACTGTGGCTATCTTTTGGAAAAAGGAGAATTTGCACAGGTGCCCTCTTTATTAAAACGAAATATAAAGTTTAATGAAGATAAATGTGTGGCACGAGCGCGGGCATTTGATAAAAAAATAATGCTAAGAAAATATATGAATTTGTTTAATGGATTAATATAG
- a CDS encoding glycosyltransferase family 4 protein yields the protein MKLTFYSNFLNHHQIPLCNEFYDILGDDFCFVATEPINKERLALGYRDSNSRFPYCLSAYASLENQQRAIDLVVESDVVIHGSAPTFYLTERMKLNKITFKYTERLFKKWYYYFMPGFYRLYRRYTGKNLFYLCAGAYVHKDLKLISRKINGCFRWGYFPEFLLNNAASKSENSPVELLWCGRMIKFKRPEKVIYLANKLKREKIEFHLTMIGTGDYDQKIKKMIKDRNLEEYISWKGALPAEEVRNYMMNTDIFVCTSNRFEGWGAVLNEAMNSQCAIVACNRIGSVPFLIEDGVNGFTFLRDRELYQSVKKLINNKALRNDMSYKGYKVIQELWNSKVAAQRFLNLSNSIINGEVIVDYKEGPCSRIE from the coding sequence ATGAAGCTAACGTTTTATTCGAATTTTTTAAATCACCACCAAATTCCTCTTTGTAATGAATTCTATGATATATTGGGAGATGATTTTTGCTTTGTCGCAACTGAACCAATAAATAAGGAACGTCTAGCACTTGGATATAGGGATTCGAATTCTCGTTTTCCATATTGTTTGTCAGCCTATGCTTCGCTTGAAAATCAACAAAGAGCTATTGATTTAGTGGTAGAATCTGATGTAGTGATACATGGATCTGCGCCAACTTTTTATTTAACAGAGAGAATGAAATTAAATAAGATCACATTTAAATATACGGAAAGACTCTTTAAAAAATGGTACTATTACTTCATGCCAGGATTTTATAGGCTTTATCGGAGATATACAGGTAAGAATTTGTTTTATTTATGTGCTGGAGCGTATGTCCATAAAGATTTAAAGTTAATTAGCAGAAAAATAAACGGATGTTTTCGTTGGGGATACTTTCCAGAATTTTTACTAAATAATGCGGCAAGTAAAAGCGAGAATAGCCCTGTAGAGTTATTGTGGTGTGGAAGAATGATTAAATTTAAGCGCCCAGAAAAAGTTATTTATCTGGCGAATAAATTAAAGAGAGAAAAAATAGAATTTCATTTAACGATGATTGGAACTGGTGATTATGATCAAAAGATAAAAAAAATGATAAAGGATAGAAACCTAGAAGAGTATATAAGTTGGAAAGGCGCTTTACCAGCTGAAGAAGTGCGTAATTATATGATGAATACTGATATATTTGTATGTACTAGTAATAGATTTGAAGGTTGGGGTGCTGTTTTGAATGAAGCAATGAATAGTCAATGTGCTATTGTTGCATGCAACCGTATTGGCAGTGTTCCATTTTTAATTGAAGATGGAGTTAATGGTTTTACATTTTTAAGAGATCGAGAATTGTATCAAAGTGTAAAAAAGTTAATTAATAATAAAGCCCTCAGAAATGATATGAGTTATAAAGGCTATAAGGTTATTCAAGAGCTGTGGAACTCTAAAGTTGCTGCTCAACGCTTTTTAAATTTATCTAATTCTATAATAAATGGAGAAGTTATTGTTGATTATAAAGAAGGCCCTTGTAGTAGAATTGAGTAA
- a CDS encoding flippase: protein MYIKTNNRFISNTAWIISGQIIQMLISFVISMLTARYLGPTNYGVLNYSASYLSFASALCTLGLNNIIINELIKNPTKQGNILGTSILLRLLSSVISLFSVTLIIAITNSFDKTIIFVAMLQSLSLMFESADVLNYWFQSKLFSKYVSIAKISACLIVSLYKIYILVNAKSIFWFAFSASFEMICYIIILIIIYCRNAGPRFHISKDEGRILINKSKHFIISGIMVAFYSQIDKVMIGQMIDQTSVGLYSTAIYICNIWSFIPMAIIDSARPVITENKISNEYIYKKRIIQLYSAIIWICIAFGVFIFFFGDIVIKIMYGQAYINASTPLKIVSWYCMFSFLGVARNIWMMNENMYRYEKMIAFVGVISNFILNYIFIPIWGIEGAALATLLTQFATNFLSQLIIKDLRDNGILILKGLCLKGFSKKEGLK from the coding sequence GTGTATATAAAAACTAATAATAGGTTTATAAGTAACACAGCTTGGATTATTTCAGGGCAAATAATTCAAATGCTAATTTCCTTCGTAATAAGTATGCTAACTGCACGTTATCTTGGACCAACTAATTACGGAGTGCTCAATTATTCAGCATCTTATTTATCGTTTGCAAGTGCTTTATGCACTTTGGGACTCAACAATATAATTATTAATGAGCTCATTAAAAATCCTACTAAACAGGGGAATATTCTTGGAACATCCATTTTATTAAGGCTTTTGTCGAGTGTAATTTCTTTATTTTCAGTTACATTGATTATTGCAATTACTAATAGTTTTGATAAAACAATTATTTTTGTCGCAATGTTACAATCACTATCCCTAATGTTTGAATCAGCTGATGTACTTAATTATTGGTTTCAGTCGAAACTTTTCTCAAAATATGTGAGTATTGCCAAGATTAGTGCGTGCTTAATTGTGTCATTATATAAAATATATATTTTAGTTAATGCAAAAAGCATTTTTTGGTTTGCATTCTCAGCTTCTTTTGAAATGATTTGCTATATAATTATATTGATAATTATATATTGTAGAAATGCGGGTCCTCGTTTTCATATATCGAAGGATGAAGGAAGAATATTAATTAATAAAAGTAAGCATTTCATTATCTCTGGAATTATGGTTGCTTTTTATTCTCAAATTGATAAAGTGATGATAGGACAGATGATTGATCAAACATCTGTTGGTTTATATTCAACAGCTATATATATATGTAATATATGGAGCTTTATTCCAATGGCAATTATCGATTCTGCAAGACCGGTTATTACTGAAAATAAAATTTCTAATGAATATATTTATAAGAAGAGAATTATTCAATTATATTCTGCAATAATATGGATCTGCATTGCTTTTGGCGTATTCATATTCTTTTTTGGAGACATTGTTATAAAAATTATGTATGGGCAAGCGTATATTAATGCAAGCACGCCTCTTAAAATTGTATCATGGTATTGCATGTTTTCATTTCTAGGTGTAGCAAGAAATATTTGGATGATGAATGAAAATATGTATAGATACGAAAAAATGATTGCATTTGTAGGCGTTATTTCAAATTTTATATTGAACTATATTTTTATACCTATATGGGGAATAGAAGGGGCTGCATTAGCAACTTTATTAACTCAGTTTGCAACAAATTTTTTAAGCCAATTAATAATAAAGGATTTAAGAGATAATGGCATACTCATATTAAAAGGGTTATGTTTGAAAGGGTTTAGTAAGAAAGAAGGATTAAAATGA